The nucleotide sequence CAAGAACGCGCCCCACACCCTGCTCGCCATGCTGACCGAGGACGAACCGAACTCATGAGCCACTGGCACGAGACGGCGCCGCACCCGACCGAGCCGCTCGGCCCCCGTCGCTCAGCCCACCGCCCCGGCCCACTCCTCCACCGTCGTGACCTCGGCCTGGCGGGGGAACACCTTCTCGATGAGCACCCGGTGGACCTCCTCATCGGAGTCGGCACAACCGTCGGCCAGCACGGTGAGCCGGTAGTCGAGGTCGGCGGCCTGGCGCAGGGTGGAGAGGACGACGCCACTGGTCGCGATGCCGCTCAGGACGAGATGCGTGATCCCGCGGGCCCGCAGGACCATCTCCAGGTCACTTCCCGCGAAGGCGCTGACCCGCTTCTTGGTGATCACGGTCTCGTCGGTCCGGGCCGCGATGTCCGGATGGATGGCGGCGTTCGGATCCTCGGGTGTGAAAGCGCCCGCCGGAAGGGCGCGGAATGACATGTTGCGGTCCGAGACCTCCGGGTGAGGAAAGCCGGTTCGCCGCCAGGGCGGACCGGCTAAACTGAACAGGCTGGGCTGTTTATCTGAGTCTGGGCTGTTTATCCGGCGGCGGAATCAGCGAGTGATCGTGGCCGCGTGCAGGCGCCCGTCACCACCGTCGAAGTAGGCCA is from Streptomyces hygroscopicus and encodes:
- a CDS encoding isochorismatase, whose translation is MSFRALPAGAFTPEDPNAAIHPDIAARTDETVITKKRVSAFAGSDLEMVLRARGITHLVLSGIATSGVVLSTLRQAADLDYRLTVLADGCADSDEEVHRVLIEKVFPRQAEVTTVEEWAGAVG